The genomic region aagcaacaaaaacttatcaaaatagtacagatttaaatttaaaaatatttttattttaattataaaataacaagTTATTAAGTTAATTgtcacattattttattgttagtaTTTTAATCGTTTTGGACTAAAAAAATTGGTAACTTGGGCGATCTAATTTTTAGTTATCGGATGATTATTTTATATAGCTTACCTAACATTATTTGAGGATTGAATACAtaactaattaattttaataaatatcttttatcaCTTCGCtaataattttgaaatatattttatataaaatatttgtgttGATCCACTGAAAAATTTAGTATTAATAATATAAGTTTtatttaaatggttaatttaattttaaatataaaataaaattttaaattattttgataaaaggAATTCAAATTTAGGCGAGTTTAGCGGCGTGAGCGCAAGAGAAACATGGCGTTATTTGTTCAACAGTGATGGGATATGTTGAAGGAGGAAAACAAGGAAGGCTGACATCAGTCGCCTAAATTTAAAGAGCGATTAATGGATGAAACTTTAGCGGTCGGGCGGAGGCTCCTTTCtcactttttctctttattttaattAGGTATAATAATAAGTGCCACATCTCTTTTTCTattaactttattattattatttttaatttttaataatataatatataatttttaaattaataatttaatatattttatttaattttatatatagtaatttaacaatttttaatgtttatattatagtattatatataattacatatttaattttttagtttttagaACATAGATAcgtatttaaaaataacatacaataaataataaaacgtaATGTTTGAAactattaataataacacatatgCAATATGTacaaagttaaaataaaaaaaatagtttaacttgtaagcaaaagaaaattgaaataggtaaatatatcatattaagaatattaaatgcaCTCAATTGTTTATCATGATATTGTCATTTTACTATAGTACATCAAAAAGTTATCAAGTTAGTGAAAGAAAAATCAATATTaaaatctatttttaaaaattaaatattgagtTAACTTGCAACACCAATATATTAATAAGAAAAGATAAAAAAggtcataataataatcatttaaTAAAAGGGTATATTAgttattttctaattaaattagtACCCAATTAACCCTAACACCAATTCAGTCAAGAGTTTATTAATAATATAGATACACAAATTTAGTGagagaaaatattttatattaaaagttaattattttaagtttattgtagtggtaaaaattatttataaatccaTTCAACATGGATTCAATCCCTAGACatattaattttagttattttattttaaaactatgtaaaagtatgaaaagaaaaaaagaccATCAAAATTATAATACTAGTCACTTAAGAAAATGGTATATGAGTCATTTCCTAATTGAGTTGGTACTCAGTTAACTCACGGCACCAACTTAACCAAGGGTTTCACTAATAGTATAGATTACAAAATTAGAAAATGGGTCGAACCAGGCTCAGGAATTGGATGTTTAAGCCTGAGCTTAACTCATATTTTGGATCagcctaattttttttttctaagcccatttttcgggtctAACATTTTTTTCCACACCTTTCTAAATTTGAGTGGGACCTTTAGACTTGAGAGGGTAATCTGACCCTTGAACAggtctatttttaatattttgctaATTCTTGAATAGTGATATAGGTTATTTGAATAGTCCAAGCTAGGCTTgggcttgaattttttttttatttaagatttGAGCCTTGGCTCAGTTCGACCCAATTTAAATTATGAATAAATTtacttatcaaatatttacaaaataagtTACATATTTAAATATAAACTTTTCATTAGAGTTTATTTTTCACTTTccaaaatcattttatttatgaaatgttaaaagatttaaataaaaacttaacaaataaatataacatattttaataaataagcaGAATGATGCAAGGACAAAagaaaacatttcaaaaatataaaatattgctAAAATATTGAAACCTGTTAATGATAAAGTTATTTTTAAAGAggatacaaattttaaaaatttaaaaataataaaaatgtttcAACTATAATATTTGTTTAAAGTTTTAACAGTGTTTAAAACTTCAAAAGTAGTTTATTGTTTATAAATTTAAAGTTgtgatttaaaaaataaatttacatagatttttaatattttattttattacactttaaaacgttattactacttaaaaacatatttttgaaaaaagCATGGTgattgattaaatttaaaatataaatatgataaaattattttatttaaacgtCAATTTTAAATCAATAAAATGACCTATACATGTTTTACGAAAAATTTCTTAATATGCTATAAGTGAAATTTTTAAATTGTATAAATAAATTTAGAGAATTGAcaagtattatatatatatatatatatatatttttgatacAATAAATACTAAAGATTTGTTTACTTATTTAATATTGGAATGAAACAAGGTTTAATCTCAAAAGTCATTCCAACAatactaattaatttaataattataattataatgatTGATGTAATTTGAAGGAAAAATAAATACTAGAAGAAGTCTAGTAAGGCGTATATAAGTTAAAAAAGTAGActaaaaattcacatttttgtcATGATATTACACATATTTTACTgttaaataaattcatttatttgAGATTCTACGTTTATTTTGTATGCACGGGTCTAGACCAATTTAATATCAAGCCGCACATAAAAAGTCTTTGTCTCCAGGGCAAGGTCAAATGTTTGATTTTTGACTAATTAGTAAAACTCCAAGAAAGTTCAAAATTCATCATCTCATTTTCCTTTTTCAACTTTTTGAATGTTTTGCATATTTCTctcttaattaatttatatagatttatgaaagtataataataaatttagctcttaacatttatatttttatcaatttagttttttttagtaAAATTTGACCCAAACCttttaaaaagagtcaaatttgaccattaaccttttaaaaagagttaaattattttttaacaaaaatactaACTAAAACGTTAAATTTTTAGCCATGGtagttgtaaaaaaaaattaatgcagTTAGTTTGTTAGTAATATTGTTAGAGGTAGCTAAAACGTAAAAAAGTTGTATATAAATTGCTCTTTGTAATGCTATTATGCATGGCGAATGTATTTTTCATCATTTTTTCTTCTCCTTTAAAGCTTTTATTCTCTGTTCATCTTCTACACAATGAATGCAACATAGTATCAGAGCCTCTATTTTTTATAGTGGTTGAGACAGCAGTGTCACCGGGATCTTGCTCATCATTCTTTCTTTGATTCGCGCtcactttctttattttttatcttttaggttGTGTTCTATATTATTTCTTGTTAATTTTCGCTTCTATATACAATGGCAATAATGGAACATCTGCTAGGATTGATTTCAATAATTTTTTGTATCTACATCCATTTGATACACCAAGCACTCAATTAACCGCACATCAACTTGTTGGTCATGAGAATTATAATGTTTGGAGTCAATAGATTTGGATTGTATTGTTGGCTAAGAATAAACTTGGTTTTGCTGATGGATCTTACTTGAGAGACTCAGTTTTGTCTGTTGTTAAATCATAAAGGGATCATTACAATGCAATCATTCTTTCTTGGGTTTTGAGTACTGTTAGCAAAGAGTTGTCAGCAATAATCATTTTTGCTTTAAGTGCAGTGTTGGCGTGGAAAGATCTTCAAGAATAGTATGAGAAGATTAATCGATATCAATTTTTTTCCTTCATTGTGAGATTTCCTCTATTACTCATAGTACTTTCTTTGtttctatatttttcatataattaAAGTTGTTTTGGGATGAGTACGATGTTCTTGTTCCATTTTCTACTTACAATTGTGATGCTTCTGGTAAGAGTCTTGCGCATTTACAACAACAACGTTTGTTTCAGTTTCTCATGCATGGGTTTGAATGATTTTTATGCTACTATGAGGAGTCAAACCTTATTGTTGCAGCCTTTACATTTTGTTAATCATGCTTATTCTATGGTGGTTCAAGAGGAGGCTCAGTGGCAACATTCTTCtagtatttatttttctattaagCCTATGGCATTATATTCTTCGAATGTACAGCAATAATCTCAGAAGAAACAACTTAATGAGGTTTGTAACCATTGTAAGATTAAAGGTCATAAACAAAAATCTTGTTATAAACTCATTAGGTGCCCTCCTGACTTTAAGTTTACAAAGAAAAAAATCTCAAGTATCTGTTGTTAATAATGTTATCTCAACTGAAGGTTTTGTTGAGAATGCTATACCATCCATTACTTCATAGTCAACACCTATCTCCACTCATGAACAATATCAACAATTTAGTCTTGCAATCTGTACGGTATTAGGCAATTTCTTTGTTTCAAATctgcctaagtcagcctaacacTCAAAAAGTGAGAATTCTCCTAAAAATTCTCTAAGGTACCAGAAAATATAGTGGAAGCAACTCgaaaaaaaagaattgaaaagCCAAAAGTAAGCAATGCAcaccaagtgtttgagtaaatgttcTCAAATATATTCTTTAACTCAATAATAGAATACAATGGGATTTAATAGGATTATTACAAATGAGGAGGAAGggttctatttatagttgagctcccccaaaaccaATGATATAAATTGAGTTACATCGACGGTTGAGGTTAAAACCTATCTACAATTGAGATTCTTAAAGGATTGACTCAATCttttaagattacaaaatcaaatcTTATTAGATTACAAATATTCTAAGATTACTTTCCATATTTACCAATGCATCCTTAATTTTCCATAAGTGCTTCACTAGGCCACCAAGGCTTCAAGTAGGCGGGTTTCTCCACATGTTCCACAAACCTGTCCAGTTTAAGTGGGGTCGAATGAGCCCCATTTAATCAATTGACCTCCATAGGATGCTCATTGTGCATTCATCACAGATTTTGATCTGCGGCTCGTGACATTATACTGTGCTGAAACTTGAACTTAATATATATACTTCAATTTTTGACATAATTTTGTCCATTTGCATTTATAATGTCCTTACTTAGTCTAAAGAGTTAATATTGCAAACTATTTCAATCAAAAAGTTGGCATCAATTTTTCTTAAGAACAAAATTCCAATAAAAAATATCTCATTATGTTGAGTTCGAATGAGTGCTTTAAGAAAAAAATCCACATCAGTATTTgcaatgttatttttattattacgtaacttaatatataatttttatttcaaaatgttacaATAGTGgatttaatagaagaattttaacAATGATAATAACTAAACTTGAATTTTTAAATCCAAAAAGTAGAAAGATTAAATTGCAATGAACAAATTGTATAGGAACTTAGAGCATATTTTTAACCTTCAAATTTttacttgtttttttttctttacattataaaaagtgattaaattttagttttggtcctctattatgtttaaatttgagatttaatcctcatactttaatttctaacataatttagcctctatatttttataatattattaattagtttaaatagttaatatcaTTAACTTTTGGATTAATATATAATCTGAAAGCAAATTTTAGATCTGAAAAGTAGAGggttaaattcttgaaaataagagTAGAGAGACTAAATTCCAAATGCATGAAGTGTATAAGACTTAgagtatattttaattttcaaatttttactcAATAATTTATCATAAACAAATTATTAACCTAGCTAAGTGTGAGTATACCATATTAGTATCAATTATAAGTTAAATAAtcttaaataaaagaataaaataaaatttccagttttgtgaaaattaaaaaaaagtgagagaagaaaaagaacaacattaattttttcattaaataaaatttaaaattatacattagGATATCAATATTACCTGTTCAATGTTGTGCCTTTAGAaacaaatgaattattaaatttcAGTTTAATTCTTTCTTAttcatataataattttaatttaatattaacattaaaattttttgaaagtAGAAGGTACACTCAAGTGgtgaaaataaaatcttaaaactatttaaagatgaacattttaaattattttaatcttAACTTTGTATAActtgttaaaaataattaaataaaattttcatatttttgaatttttgagccaaaactggcatttaaatacatatttcagataatattttaacaatacattaaatatttatttttaaaattatatatttgaaaataaatagtTAGCAAAGTTAAAAGAATTATGATAAATAATTTCAAATGTTTTATAAACATATCCATCCTAGAAATTgaacttttgaaaaatttaaaatatttttttaaaaaattagattCAAATATTTAACTAGATTTTAagaaaatttgaataaaaaattaatacccTTTATgcaaaaaattatttaaacatttattaactatttaaaagttGTCAAAAACATTATTACTCTaatattaaaagttttaaaacagattgttaaaattaaatttaaaataaatttctaaaaattgtattgttgtattttaaatttttatgttttaattataaaaagtaatacatattttgaaaacatatagatttaatttaaatttataaattttaatgttgaaaataaataattaaattatttgtgaaATACTGATTTTTCAATTTTCGATTACTCAatgtttaaatttgaatattaaaaataattaaattatttaaaaatattgaaaaaattAGATTTAGTTTAAATATTTGAAATTGGTATATTCAAATTTTAGTTATACAAAATTTAACTAACACAATTTTTAAgaatcttttcaaatttcaaattttaaatactgttgcaattttaattatatatttaaattttgaaaaatatataaaatattcagATTTTGTACCAAAAGATTAAAAAATAAATGTAGTatgtttatatttaaatattgatattttaagcaaaaattttaaaataaatataatatatttaagttAAAACAACAACGTATTGCAGGAGTAAAAACCTAATATATAATCTATAACAAGGTTTTATGGAAATAAGGTAACAATCACTTTTAGGTTAGTTAAATTTTGTTGCAAGTGTCACAATTATAATAcaatatcattttatatttaatttgaatttcttttagatttttctcaaattgacattTTAAAATGGTTAGAATTAAATAATCTTGGCATTTATACCATAAGTGGGGATTTCCAAAACAAGCCCTCCACATTTTAGAGTTTAATTAAAAGATTCCTCTTtcttaaattacttaaatattccatgatgtttttccattatttcattaattagaaaatatttcattttatttatagtTTCAGTCTTTGGGcatttcaaatcattttaaatttaaacaatatttacaaattcaactaaaattaaacatttttttaaaaataattcataaaTGATTCAAATGTGTATTAAAAAGCAATgtattattcacattattacattcttaaaatatttattttcataattttaaacatttatttCACTCTTTCTTTAATATTTTGCACACTCAACTATATATATTTTATCGATTTTAAGATTCAAAATCATCAGTTATATCTCTACATTATCCCAACTTATttcttaaatttataaaaaaaatgattTGCAAAATTCTAATAATTATTACCAATCAATTCaaagaaatttaattaattttacgaTTGTATACATGTTCTCCTGAAAACAATGCTAACTGAAattcatcataactcaatttaataataatatagtacTACAAAATAgagaaggaatttaattattagttaaatatcTTTTGGGCTTAAATGTTTAAAAGAAAAACTCTTATAAAATAATTAAGGgtaaactattaataaatttatgttttggttattcaattttaaaagttacaaaatagttaatgaattatttgaaagtttttatttaacttACTGATCTATTAAGTTTTTCTTAAAGTATGACTAGTTAGCTCCAAGCAACAATTTGATGATCTGTATAGTCGATTAATACCAATTAACGAGTAGAAAAACATACTTTAGATCCCAGTTAATCTGATGGTCAGTGTCAAAGATCGAAGAAGAAATCTATTTGGATTTTGGTTTGCAGATTCATGATGAtcaaaattatttcatgaaataAAAAGTTGTTGAAGAGAAAGAGAATGAGAGCTTTTGATTGGAGTAGCTAGTGTGAACACAACAACAATTTTAATAGTTCAGTGAATTATATAAAAACTttctaatagtttagtgaccattttgtaacttttgaagttgagtgaccaaaatgtaaacttaGTAAATTGTTTAATGACCTTAGATGCAATTTACCCAATAATTAAACATAAAGTAAGTCTTAAAACCTACATAGGTCATAAGAGAAAGTTAGCAATCAATTGAgcctttaaaataatattgaaaattttaattaaattgatttttttagaattaggactaaattaaaaaaacatataaatactAAAAAGGAAAAATTTGCTATTAGGCCCAAAAAAGGTCACGCCAAACTTTCGTTATCAACTTAACGACATGATGACTAAATAATCTAATTTGAAAAactttagtgactaaataaaaaaaagttaaatgattaaaataaaacatttatataattGAGTAATTATTCATATAATTTATTCGAGAAATAAATGATAATGTGATGGGTGATTGAAAAAAGAATTtgaatagtttaattattaaattaaaaatatatacagtTAGAAACAAGATAAAAGTTTAATAACTGTTTCCCTatttagaaattttttaaaaaaatataatagcAGAAAACATTGATTGTATTCAGTAGTTAATAAgacaaattaaaacaattttgtaaaaattaatttaataataataaaaatgattaaCGAATATTAACAATACACGAACACAAAGTCACAAACACACCCTTTTAAATCACGTTTCTGGGTCTAATATGAAAGAAAAATCCTGTTTCCTGTTTTACCTTTACGGTTcccataatattattttattaattttaaatgtatttatttaAATCTATATACAGTATTATATAAAAAAGAAGGACATGGGGTTTTAGATTCTGACATGCCTCCCTATCTTTTTCTTTTCAACAAATATAAAAGAACTAGAAATCTAAATATAAACCAGAAGAAAGAAGGGTAATAAATCCTCTCTCTCCAACACCCATGCCAATCCCACACAAATATTGCTCCCTGCTCTGATCAATGACGTTTGGAGATGTGTTCATCAACAATGGCTGCCACGCGAAATTATCATCAACCAACTTCCAAGAGTAAGAAATCCATAACttatttgccttttttttttcattaacgTTTGGGTTTAAATTCTctattttagaaataaatattgTTGGTTTGGATTTTTTATGGTTTTCGATTTGATCTGACGGAAGCactacagttttttttttttaaaatttttttaatttttttaaatatcaattaTTGAAATGAAACCGAGTTATGGGACATTTCGGTTTTAGATTTGGAAGATGAAAACGATACAAGCAGAGTAATCTGTGAGCTGACGGAGAGGTATTCCGGTCAGTAAATAATGTAGGAGGACTCATTTTGTAATTTCTTTTTTAAGAGACTAAATCtcaaatttcttcatattttaactttaaattaATTACTCTATTTAAAATGATATATTTcaattttaacaataaaatttttgcatCATTCTTTTTTTAtcatgttcttcacatttttaatgataaatttatatctGTCTCGGATACGTAGTTACCCaccttttataaatttttattttgggtataaaataaaatttacattttgaacTATTCAGTTTTTGCTTCTAAAACTCAAAGTTTTTTCTTAAGATTTTATATAATTCCCAAAACCCAAGTTTTcccattaatttttaaaatagaaataaaagaaatttaaaagataaaatggTTTTCTTGGTAAAACATTAGGTTTTCCTTTTActgaaaaaataaaatgaattctaaaaagagaaaaaataaagaaaattaaaagataCAATAATTTTTCCAAGTAAAAATCAAGTTTCTTCCCTATAAAAACCTAAACAATTTCTTGTTAAAGGTTTTTCTGATTTATAATTAGATctacaaaagaaaaaaataaaaaaattaaaaatgagtaaccaaaataaaaatttactaattttaGGTGACTAAAATAAATATGAATTAACTGTggataatcaaaataaaaagtgCCTAAAATGCAAATTATTATTGTAAATTTCAAATGAAAATGAATGGGTCAATTTCTTTCACTATCATttaattaatatgtaatttttaattaagGAATGAGGAATTTATTAATGCTGAGCACAATCTACTCTAATTGGTTTTCTTTCGTTGGTTTTTATCAGTTTATTAAGATGGTTTTACAATAAGATGTGAAATAAATGATGTTTCCTTTTACCTTCTTTACATCTTACTATAAGGTGAAAGTGAAACATTTaagtaattttcttttaaaaataaggaGTGATAAATAACTTGTATATGTTTGATTCTTGAATACAtggttttagtttttttatttaaaatttatataaatatgaaaCAACAAAAGCACCATCATAATAATATTGTTTCGTACTAGTTTATATTCAATTTTTTGTCCGGTATTCACTTTGCTTCCCcaagggagagagagagagagagagagagagagttcaAAATGCTCCAAAAACGTTTTTAATGGATGCTTCGATCTATGTCACCTTTAGTTTCTAAGAAATCTCATAGAAAACCAGCTCCATCCCCATGTAAGTCAATTCTGTATTCCTTCATTATTATAGGCCAATATCTTTGCTTTGCTTAATCCACCACTGGTTCACTGGATAATGATAGTTTCTTactgtcttttttttttctcccttAGTTTATTACATTTCTTCAAGTGTAATCATTAGATCTTCAATTTTGTGTCAGTGTGGGTGTGATCTTTGTGTGCTGAAAACTAGTTTGTCCCCTTGTTTTTTgcaaaattttgggtttttttttcgcTAAAAAACTCTCATATCTATATTAAATatgtgagttttttttttttgggatgcGTTAGAAAGGACCAGGTTCAATGGGTTCGGATTGGGATCCATGTTGGATCTCTTGGgcatttctttgttttatttatttagtctTTGTTTCTGTGAACTGATCTTGTGTTTTGtgtttcttgttttttttttcttcgggGGTAGCTTGTGCAGATGGAATCTAGAATCTGCCACGTTGCCTAGGGCCTGAAAAAGGTGTTTGAGGAGAGAGTTTCATGGGTTGAACTCAAAGAATAATGGATAGCTTAGAGGAAGGTGAAGAATGTTCCTTTTTTGATGCACATGAGCACATTGCAACAATGCCTGGTTTAAACTGTAATGAGATAGAGATACATCACTCAGATTCCAGTTTTCATAATTGGTCGGAGAGTAGCTTCCAATATGATGTATGGATTCGTAGCCCACGGAGTGTTGAGGAACGGCGTCGTAAATTCTTGGATTCGATGGGATTGAGTTTAAATGGAGTTTCTCGAGAGAATTCAGTAGATAGACCGTGTTTGGAAGGAGAATTTGTTAGGGTTATGGAAACCAGTGAAGCTGTTTTGAGAACATCTGGCTTTGAAGAGGAATTCTCTTCTAGTCGGTCTTCCATGTCTTGTTGGTCTAATGAAAATTTTGCACCATATGAGGAGTTGGGTTCGCGAGATGATTTTGCGTACAGAGAAGGAAATAAGGGTGGGGGTGCTTCATGCGATGCCGAAGAAAAGGCGAGTGAAGgttttgaaatgaatgaattacAATCGGTTACAGACAAGAAATTGAAGAGCCCTCTCGTGGCATCACCCTCATTTCTGCAATTTAGGGAGAAGCAAAATAAATTAGAGAGAATAGCAAAGAGAGTTAAGAACAGGTGGTTGAGTAGATTGCGTTCAATATCATGTATGGTGGATACACAAGTTGAAGATGATAGGTTGAGACCCGATGTAGACGATTCGATTTTGAGGACTAAGGTTCAGAGAGTGAAGGTCCACCAAACCAGAAAGAAAACAAAGGAACTTTCTGCACTCTATAAGGGACAAGATATCCAGGCCCATGAAGGTCCAATTTTGACTATGAAGTTCAGTCCTGATGGGCAGTACCTAGCAAGTGCTGGTGAAGATGGTGTTGTGAGAGTGTGGCAAGTGGTTGAAGATCAGAGATGCAATGACCTTGACATTCCTGAAATAGATCCTTCCTGCATATACTTCACGGTGAATCACCATTCTGAATTGAAACCCCGCTTTGTAGATAAGGAAAAAGCAGGTAATTTAAGGAGCCTGAGAAAAACTTCTGATTCAGCATGTGTTATCTTCCCTCCCAAAGTTTTCAGGATATTGGAGAAACCATTACACGAGTTCCACGGGCATGATGGTGATATCCTGGATCTCTCATGGTCAAAGAAAAATGTGAgtcaacatatatacatacatgtttTTCATAATAATCACCAAATAACTTTCATCTAACTAGCATTCTCTATGAATATGTCTCACTCGTGTGTTCATGTTGCAGTTTCTGCTGTCTTCCTCTGTTGATAAAACTGTTCGAATGTGGCAAGTTGGGTGTGACCATTGCCTAAGAGTGTTTTCTCATAGTAATTATGGTGCGCTTCTGGCTGATTCTCTCTGTGTCTATGTGCGTGCATGATTTGACATGTAATTATCTAATTGAATTATTAGTATGCTTTGTTGTATTTTTGGGCATGATTTTGTTCTAGATCCTGATAACTTCTCATTATATGATGCAGTAACATGTGTTCAGTTTAACCCTGTCGATGATAATTACTTCATTAGCGGTTCAATAGATGGAAAAGTGCGTATTTGGGCAATTTCTAGCAGTCAGGTTGTTGATTGGAGTGATGTAAGAGATATAGTTACTGCAGTGTGTTATCGTCCAGATGGACAGGTTTGGTGATTTTCTTGCTCCTTTGTCTTCTAGGGGGGCTACATCACACAGCCGAGGAGTTCTAAATTTGTTAAAAATTCTTTTGTCCATTTATGTAGGGAGGAGTTGTTGGCTCAATGACAGGTAGCTGCTGGTTCTACAATGCGACAGGTATGCTCACACTTGAAGGAATTCATATATATTCATGTGAATGGCCTATTGCTATTTATCAGTATTATAAATGATATACACAATTGATAAGATAATTGAAGATTACTGTTATTAAGAGGAGCACTTTTAGTTTGTTTCTTGAAAAATGTTGTAGGAAAGATTTTTTATGGTTGGCATAGGTTTTAGAAACATGTCTATTATGAAGCTGC from Gossypium arboreum isolate Shixiya-1 chromosome 1, ASM2569848v2, whole genome shotgun sequence harbors:
- the LOC108480568 gene encoding uncharacterized protein LOC108480568 translates to MDSLEEGEECSFFDAHEHIATMPGLNCNEIEIHHSDSSFHNWSESSFQYDVWIRSPRSVEERRRKFLDSMGLSLNGVSRENSVDRPCLEGEFVRVMETSEAVLRTSGFEEEFSSSRSSMSCWSNENFAPYEELGSRDDFAYREGNKGGGASCDAEEKASEGFEMNELQSVTDKKLKSPLVASPSFLQFREKQNKLERIAKRVKNRWLSRLRSISCMVDTQVEDDRLRPDVDDSILRTKVQRVKVHQTRKKTKELSALYKGQDIQAHEGPILTMKFSPDGQYLASAGEDGVVRVWQVVEDQRCNDLDIPEIDPSCIYFTVNHHSELKPRFVDKEKAGNLRSLRKTSDSACVIFPPKVFRILEKPLHEFHGHDGDILDLSWSKKNFLLSSSVDKTVRMWQVGCDHCLRVFSHSNYVTCVQFNPVDDNYFISGSIDGKVRIWAISSSQVVDWSDVRDIVTAVCYRPDGQGGVVGSMTGSCWFYNATDSHLQLDAHIYLNGKKRSPCKRITGLQFLPQDSSKVMVTCADSQVRILQGLNVICKYKGACNNVNQAFTSLTPDGKHIVSACEDANVYIWNCVDQDECTHSNAKDIRSFERFFANASIAIPWCGMKCGNAENGRQFEVLNENLSDNLPLSSPSHFSLSHEYFLESFPKESATWPEERLPPSSPLTVSSSMHKSQYKFLKTSCQSTFESHAWGLVVVTAGMDGRIRSFLNYGLPVPV